In the Halorussus salinus genome, TCCCGCTCTCACTCTCGTTTCTCGAAGACGGGCGTTCCCGCACTTCCGGTGTCGGCGTACCCCCGACGCCGGAGCGCAAAGACGACCTCGCTGAGGGCGCAGTCGCCCGCCAGAATCGGCTCGCCGTCGTCGGTGAACGCGGCGCTCTCGCGGTTCAGTTCGTCCAGTGGAATCCGGCCCGCCTCGTCCGCCGCCGCTTCGAGCGTCCGACCGACCGCGGCGTCGTTCGCGTCGGGGTCGTAGGCCTCGACCTTCGCCGCCACGCGGTCGGCCATATCGTCGTAAGTCCGCTGGCCCGACTGCTCGGGGTCCCGAATCCCCTTGGCGTAGTCGAGCATCCGCCGGGCCTCGTCGGTCGCCTCGTCCCAGTGTTCGACCGCTCGGACCGCGAGGTCGGGTAACTCGTCGATGGTTCCGGCTAGCTCGTAGTCCCGCGGGATGGCGTCGTATATCCACGGTTGGTTGCGGGCTATCAGGACCTGCCCGCTCCCGGCCTGCTCGAACCACGTCCGGGCCAGCGTCTCGTACTCGGTCGCCGAGATGCAGAGGTCGCCCTTTCGCAGGGCCTCCTCGAACTCCCGGCGGGACGCCTTCGGGTACGCCTCGACCCACGGCAGGTCGGTGTACTCCGCGGGAATCTTGCCCATGCTGGTCATCACGGTCTCGATACCGAATCGGTCGTGAAGCATCTCGGCGATTCCCATCACGGTGCCGACCTGCTTCTTGTCCCACGCCGACCCCGCGACGTGGAGGTATCGGGGTTCGTCGGCGTAGTCGGCCTCGAACTGCGAGAAGTCGATGGGACTCCCGGTCTGGACCGCGTCGTCGAGCGCCGAATCGACCACCGACTCCCGCATGAACTCGTGGCCCTCCTCGCGCAGGCCCTCCCAATCGACCGCGGCCTTGAACCACATCCCGTCGCTCAGTACCGCGTCGGCGATTTCGGTGTGGCGCTGGAACTCGTCGCGCCACCCGGTGTCGGCGTACTTGAACGGGAGTTGGAGGTCGTGGACGTTGGTGACGATATCGACCGGCCACGGCTGGCCGACCCGGTGGCCGTCGAGCGCGAACAGCCACTTCCCGAGGTCCGCACGCCCCCGCCGGAGTTGGTCGATTACCACGTCCACGTAACCCAACTGGTCGTAAGTCGCTCCGGCGAGGGCTTCGAGTTGCTCCTCACTGTAGCCCGACTCGGTGAACGCGTTCTGGTGGCGACGGCCGTGCATGAACGGTTCGGCCTCGATGAGGGTGACGCGCTCGCGGTCGGCGAGGACGTACTCGGGGTCGTAGTTGGCCACCTCCGGCGGCGACAGCAACCAGTAGACGTGGAGGTCCGGGTCGATGTCCAGCCACTCCTCGACCCACACCGTTGCGTCGTTGAGCGTGCCGTTAGCGGTCGCGTCGTCGGGCCGATAGAGTTCCGGGACGATGAGGACGCGCATGAGTACGAATAGCTCCGAAAACGGGAGACTCCGCCTTCAAGACTGTGCCGGATTCTCCTTTCTCGGGGTCAGACGATGCGATTCTCCATCGCGTCGAGTTCGCCCGCGACGAACCGCCCGTAGTTCTCGGCGAACAGGTTCGCACACCTGTCGTAGTAGTGGGGCGTCGAACCGGCCATGTGGGGCGTGATGACGACGTTCGAGAGGTCCCAGAGCGGCGAGTTGGCGGGGAGCGGTTCGGTCTCGAACACGTCGAGGGCCGCGCCGCGGAGGTGGCCCTTCTGGAGTGCGGTCGTCAGGGCCTCCTCGTCCACGATTTCGCCGCGGGCGACGTTGACGAGGACCGAAGAGGAGTCCATCGTCCGAAGTTCCTCCTCGCCGATTAGGCCGCGGGTCTCGTCGGTCAGCGGGAGCGCGACGACCACGTAGTCCGACTGGGCCAGCACGTCGTAGAGACCGTCGGGACCGTACGCCTCGTCCACCGCGTCGGGCGCGGACTCGGGGTCGCGCTTGGTGCCGACGACGCGCGTGCCGAACGCCGAGGCGAGTTCGGCCACCCGGCCGCCGATAGCGCCCAATCCGAGGATGCCCACGGTCTCGTCACGCAACTCCCGGCCGCCGTAGTTCTCCCAGACGCCGCGGTGCTTCTGGTTCATCCCCGTCTGGAGGTTGCGCTCGAAGGTCAGCAGGTAGGCCAGCACCTGCTCGCCGATGGGTTCGGCGTGGATGCCCGAGGCGCTGGTCAGCGCGACATCGGCGTCCGCGAACGCCTCGCGGGGGAAGTGGTCCACGCCCGCGCTGAGTGCCTGTACCCACTGCAACTCGGACGCGGCGGCTACCTCCTCGGCGGGGAACCGGTTGGTCAGCACGACCTCGGCGCTCGACAGGTACTCCTCGGTCTCGGGCGGCGTCGCGGCCACCGAGAGGTCGAGGTCGGCGAGCAGGTCGGCCAGTCCCTCCGTGAGACCGTCGCGCGCCGATTTCGAGACGTAGTGGGGTATCAGCACGTCGGGTTGGGTCATGGCTTCTGCAAGGACGGAGAGCGGGTAATAGCTGGTGCCTCGGATTGGTAGTCTCGCGTCGTTTTCCGTTCTTCGCCGCGGCGATTCGAGGGCTCGCTGACTTCCGCTACCGAACGGGGTTCCGACGACCCGACCCACGACGACGACCCGACCCGCGACGACGAACCGAATCACGGCGAACCGGTCCACGACGACCGGACACCGAGGAGACCGCACGATGCAACAACCGATTTACAACAGGGCGCTGTATCACGCACCATGCGACCAGCGATTCAGCTCTACACGCTCCGCGAACTGGACGACTCGCTTCCCGACCTCCTGCGGCGCGTCGGCGAAACGCGCTTCGAGGGCGTCGAGTTCGCGGGATTGGGCGATTCGGACCCCGACGAAATCCGCGACGCACTGGACGACGCCGGACTCGACGCCGCGGGAGCGCACGTCGGCATCGAGGAGTTCGAGGACGACCCCGAGGAGACCGTCGAGACCTACCGCGAACTCGGCTGTGACCGCCTCGTCGTGCCGTATCTGGACGAGGCCGAGTTCGCCAGCGAGACCGCCGTCACCGACACCGCGCGTCGCCTCCAGACGCTCGCCGGGCGAGTGGACGAGGCGGGCGCGTCGCTGGGCTACCACAACCACGACCACGAGTTTACCGACATCGGCGACGACCGCGCGGCGTTCGACCTGCTGGCCGACGAGACCGACTTCGACCTCGAACTCGACGTGGGGTGGGCGACCGCCGCTGGCCGGGACCCCGCGGACCTCCTCCGACACCTCCGGGGTCGCGTTCCGCTGGTCCACCTGAAGGACGTGGCCGACACCACGCCGGTCGAACTGGGCGAGGGCGACCTCGACATCGACGCCTGCGTCGCGGCCGCCCGCGACGCCGGGACCGAGTGGCTCGTCTACGAACACGACCAGCCGACCGACCCCGAGGAGTCCCTCGCCCACGGCGCGGAGCGGTTGGCGGAACTGGTCGAGTAAGCCGTCGCTACTTTTCGGCTCCGTCTCGCTCACGTTCGTAGGCGATGCCAGCGACGAACCCGAACGCGACTAAGCCCCATCCGAGCGTGGCTACCGGGACGTTCTCGCCGCCGTCGATGCCTTGGAAGAGACTCAGCGTACCGAACGACGTGACCCCCGTGAACGCGGCGCTGACCCAATCTACGTCGTCTTCCCACAGCGCCGACGGGAACCGGAGCAGGATAGCGGTCCCGACGCCGTACACCTGCGCGATGCCGACGAGGAGAATCAGGTGCGGTCCCACGTCCGGCGTGACGACGGCGACGCCGCCGGTCACGGCGGCCGCGACGGCGAGGGCGACGGCGTAACGGAGAGCGCGGTGCATGGCGGCGATGCTCGCCCCGACGGAGTGAACGTTCCGGTTCGTAGACACCTCGGCGGGCGCAGTGTCGGTGCGACGAATCGCATCGCCGCCGCGCGACTACTCGGCCGGAACGAACATCGGCGTCCCCGGATTTCCGACATCCGCGTAGCCGAGTGCCCGGAGCGCGTACACCGCGTCGGCGAGCGGGACCTCCTCGGCGACGTGCCGGGCGAGCGCGTCGCCGAAGTCGTCCAGCGGAACCTCGCCGTCGAATTTCGAAGCGACTCGCTCCGCGTCGGCCAGCAGTCCGCCCTCCTCGAACGACCCGTTCTCGAAGGATTCGACCCGGCGCTCGACGCGCTCGCGGAGGTCCCGGTAGGTCCGCCGACCGCACTGCTCGGGTCCCCGGACCTCGCGCAGATGCTCGACCATCCGGCGATTCTCGGCGACCGCCTCGTCCCAGTCGCGGACCGCGCGAACCGCGAGGGATTCGAGGTCGTCCAGACTCCCGGCGAGTCGGTAGTCCGCGGGCACGCAGTCGTAGGCCCACGGCTCGTCGCGCACCACGAGTACCTGCCCGCTGGCGGCCTGCTCGAAGGGCGTCCGAGGCATCGTCTCGTGGTCCGAGGCGACGACCGCGAGGTCGCCGCGTTCGAGGGCGCGCTCGTACTCCTCGCGGGAACACTCCGGGTAGGCCTCCACGAACTCGCGGTCGGCCATCCCGTCGGGAATCGGGTCCATGTTCGTCATCAGCGTGCGAATCCCGAACTCGTCTCGGAGGCGCTCGGCGGCGTCCAGCACCACGTCGAGGTTCTTCTTGCCCCAGCCGGACCCCGCGACGTGGAGGCGTTCGGGGGCATCGGCGTACTCCTCGGTGAACTCCGAGAACTCCAGCGGGCTTCCGGTTTCGAGGGCGTCGCCG is a window encoding:
- a CDS encoding sugar phosphate isomerase/epimerase family protein — encoded protein: MRPAIQLYTLRELDDSLPDLLRRVGETRFEGVEFAGLGDSDPDEIRDALDDAGLDAAGAHVGIEEFEDDPEETVETYRELGCDRLVVPYLDEAEFASETAVTDTARRLQTLAGRVDEAGASLGYHNHDHEFTDIGDDRAAFDLLADETDFDLELDVGWATAAGRDPADLLRHLRGRVPLVHLKDVADTTPVELGEGDLDIDACVAAARDAGTEWLVYEHDQPTDPEESLAHGAERLAELVE
- a CDS encoding D-2-hydroxyacid dehydrogenase codes for the protein MTQPDVLIPHYVSKSARDGLTEGLADLLADLDLSVAATPPETEEYLSSAEVVLTNRFPAEEVAAASELQWVQALSAGVDHFPREAFADADVALTSASGIHAEPIGEQVLAYLLTFERNLQTGMNQKHRGVWENYGGRELRDETVGILGLGAIGGRVAELASAFGTRVVGTKRDPESAPDAVDEAYGPDGLYDVLAQSDYVVVALPLTDETRGLIGEEELRTMDSSSVLVNVARGEIVDEEALTTALQKGHLRGAALDVFETEPLPANSPLWDLSNVVITPHMAGSTPHYYDRCANLFAENYGRFVAGELDAMENRIV
- a CDS encoding glycosyltransferase family protein, whose translation is MRVLVVPELYRPDDATANGTLNDAVALVEEWLDRDDSLHVYWLLAPPEVANYDPEYVLADRERVTLVEAEPFMHGHEHEDAFSETGYTEEQFRAIEETIFDRSGYVDVVIDQQVTGRYDLYKWLHRLGGGADAAVQPTELVGYVHDLRLPFKRHGREMPGGAAMRAEMVATTYTDGLWFKAGVDAERLGEYGTAVLSDELLAGLLGDALETGSPLEFSEFTEEYADAPERLHVAGSGWGKKNLDVVLDAAERLRDEFGIRTLMTNMDPIPDGMADREFVEAYPECSREEYERALERGDLAVVASDHETMPRTPFEQAASGQVLVVRDEPWAYDCVPADYRLAGSLDDLESLAVRAVRDWDEAVAENRRMVEHLREVRGPEQCGRRTYRDLRERVERRVESFENGSFEEGGLLADAERVASKFDGEVPLDDFGDALARHVAEEVPLADAVYALRALGYADVGNPGTPMFVPAE
- a CDS encoding glycosyltransferase family 1 protein codes for the protein MRVLIVPELYRPDDATANGTLNDATVWVEEWLDIDPDLHVYWLLSPPEVANYDPEYVLADRERVTLIEAEPFMHGRRHQNAFTESGYSEEQLEALAGATYDQLGYVDVVIDQLRRGRADLGKWLFALDGHRVGQPWPVDIVTNVHDLQLPFKYADTGWRDEFQRHTEIADAVLSDGMWFKAAVDWEGLREEGHEFMRESVVDSALDDAVQTGSPIDFSQFEADYADEPRYLHVAGSAWDKKQVGTVMGIAEMLHDRFGIETVMTSMGKIPAEYTDLPWVEAYPKASRREFEEALRKGDLCISATEYETLARTWFEQAGSGQVLIARNQPWIYDAIPRDYELAGTIDELPDLAVRAVEHWDEATDEARRMLDYAKGIRDPEQSGQRTYDDMADRVAAKVEAYDPDANDAAVGRTLEAAADEAGRIPLDELNRESAAFTDDGEPILAGDCALSEVVFALRRRGYADTGSAGTPVFEKRE